CGCCGTCGTGGCTCACGCCGAGCCCGATCGCGGCCGCGGCGAGGACGACACCGGGGCGCGCGGGGTGGGCGAGGACCTGGTGAACGTCGGCCTCGATGTCGAGGGTCGGCGTCCACGAGCGCCCGCCGTCGCGCGAGCGGACCACGCCGCCCACGTGGACGTTGACGTAGATCGCGCCGCCGCCGGGCTCGACGCTGATGGACCGGACGTCGGCCGGATCACCCCAGGGCGTGTACCAGGCGTCGCGGCCCTCGGCGGTATCGAACGCCTCGACGGGCTCGAGCCGGCTGCCGGCGAGCCGCAGGAGGTGGGCCTGCTCGGTGCCCACGAGGAGCCCGGCGGGTGTCGACGCGAGGCACGTCGCCGGTTGACCCTCGACCGATGCCGCCGGCTCCCAGCGCCGACCGTCGTCGGTGCTCCAGATGGCGCGCTCGCCCACGAGGGCCCACGTCCGCGCGCCGGCGGCGGCGAGCGCGGCGACCGGCTGCCCGGCGAGCGCCTCGACGGCGACGGACCCGGCCTGGCCGAGCTCCCAGAGCCCTTCGTCGGTGCCGATCAGGATCCGTGGCTCCATGGCGTCATAGTACTACCGTGGCCGACGCGGTGATCCGGCACGCCTACAGCCGCTGCTCGGCGAGCCAGGCGGCGACGGTCTCCACCAGCGGCGCCCTGTTGTCGACGAAGCCGTGCGCCGCCGCGCTCCGCCCCTTCGGGTTCGGGAGTACGACGAGCTTGACGCTCGGGACGAGCGATCCCTCGGCCGTGGCCGCCGAGAGTAGCATGTACGGCTCGAACGGCTGGATGATCGCGTCGCCCGCGTCCCGCACCATGAGCATCGGGCGCGGGATGCGCCGGATCCAGTAGGTCCCGTCGGCCGCGCTGGAGGCCTCCCACCGGTACGTCAGGAAATGCTGGCCGGTGAGCGGTACCTTTTCGCCGGTGATCCAGCCCATGCGTACCGGCAGCACGGCCTCGAGCTTCCCGTCCCGCAGGGACTTGAACGCCGCCTCGGCGAGCTGGTGCCAGTTCTCCTCGTCCTGCACCAGCAGGTGCCGGGACTTCCAGGGCAGGTTCGCGAACATGCTGGTCAGGACGAGGGCCTTGATGTCGGGGTCCCAGTTGCTGGCCGCGTAGAACTGGACCTGGATGTTGCCGAGGCTCTGGCCGTGCAGGACGAGGGTCCGGTAGCCGAGCGCCCGCGCCGTGTACACCGCGGCCTCGATGTCGCGGCGGACATCGAAGAAGTTGTCCGTGTTGACCTTGTCGCCGTTCTGCCGGGTGTTGATCCCGAGGACCGCGTAGCCCTTCGCCGCCAGCCCGGGGCTCAGGAAGGCGTGAGGGTTGCCATGGTAGGCGCTGCCGCTGCCGTGGACGCTGACGACCAGCGTCGTGGCGGCGGGTGCCTTGCCGCCGGGCTCCCAGAGCGCGGCGTCGACGCGGAAGCCGTCGATGGCCTTGATCGCGAGGAACCGGAGGCCCCCGCCCGGCGGCGCGTCGAAGTCCGCCGGCAGCCCGGCGGGTCGGGTAACGAAGTCGTACTCGATGCTCGCCGCCGTCTGCCCCGCCCGGGCTTCCGGGCCGGCGACCATGGCCGTGGCGAGGAGCGACAGGGCGGCAACTATTGTCGTCCAGGAGATCTTCATGGGGGTCTCCTTCTTCACCCGTTCAGTAGAGGTGGCAGGCCACCCGGTGGCCGGCGCCGACCTCGCGCTCGGACGGATCGTGTTCCGAGCAGATCGGGAGCACCGCGGGGCAGCGAGGGTGGA
This Candidatus Methylomirabilota bacterium DNA region includes the following protein-coding sequences:
- a CDS encoding alpha/beta fold hydrolase: MKISWTTIVAALSLLATAMVAGPEARAGQTAASIEYDFVTRPAGLPADFDAPPGGGLRFLAIKAIDGFRVDAALWEPGGKAPAATTLVVSVHGSGSAYHGNPHAFLSPGLAAKGYAVLGINTRQNGDKVNTDNFFDVRRDIEAAVYTARALGYRTLVLHGQSLGNIQVQFYAASNWDPDIKALVLTSMFANLPWKSRHLLVQDEENWHQLAEAAFKSLRDGKLEAVLPVRMGWITGEKVPLTGQHFLTYRWEASSAADGTYWIRRIPRPMLMVRDAGDAIIQPFEPYMLLSAATAEGSLVPSVKLVVLPNPKGRSAAAHGFVDNRAPLVETVAAWLAEQRL